A stretch of the Filimonas lacunae genome encodes the following:
- a CDS encoding cupin-like domain-containing protein has product MLLRSVDLVEEISAEEFRSKYFEPQIPVVIKNLSKQWPAYHKWTWEYFKEIAGDKKVGIYNNVKSDAYTPINKADEYTTFGKYVDMLQADPKKDAAWRIFLFNIFNHAPQLTRDFTWPEHLMKGFVKRVPMLFVGGKGSITHMHFDIDLSHIMHTQFAGRKKVLLFPYNEQHKLYRRPFEVLSMADFSNYYDSDKSKLNTEAFPAVQFAKGYELTLEHGDTLFMPGGYWHHMEYLDNGFAMSLRSLNSSVSGKLKGVWNLVGMRNIDTLMKKTMPMKWYEWKKQKVYAEAGKELEAAR; this is encoded by the coding sequence ATGTTGCTACGTTCTGTTGATCTGGTAGAAGAGATTTCTGCGGAAGAATTCAGAAGTAAATACTTTGAGCCGCAGATACCAGTTGTAATAAAAAACTTGTCTAAGCAATGGCCAGCCTATCACAAATGGACCTGGGAATATTTTAAAGAAATTGCAGGTGATAAAAAGGTGGGTATTTATAATAACGTAAAAAGCGACGCTTACACACCTATAAACAAGGCTGATGAGTATACCACGTTTGGAAAATATGTGGATATGCTGCAGGCCGACCCCAAAAAAGATGCCGCCTGGCGTATATTTCTTTTCAACATCTTTAACCATGCCCCACAGCTTACCCGGGATTTTACCTGGCCCGAACATTTGATGAAAGGGTTTGTAAAGCGGGTGCCTATGCTATTTGTAGGAGGTAAAGGATCTATTACGCATATGCATTTTGATATTGACCTGAGCCATATTATGCACACCCAGTTTGCCGGCAGAAAAAAAGTGTTACTGTTTCCGTACAACGAGCAGCACAAGCTATACCGCCGCCCGTTTGAGGTGTTGAGCATGGCCGATTTCAGCAATTATTATGATAGTGATAAAAGCAAACTGAACACAGAAGCTTTTCCGGCAGTGCAGTTTGCGAAGGGATACGAATTAACCCTGGAGCATGGTGATACTTTGTTTATGCCTGGTGGCTACTGGCATCATATGGAATACCTGGACAATGGTTTTGCCATGAGCCTGCGTTCACTGAACAGCTCGGTAAGTGGTAAGCTGAAAGGTGTGTGGAACCTGGTAGGTATGCGCAATATTGATACGCTGATGAAAAAGACCATGCCTATGAAATGGTATGAGTGGAAAAAACAGAAAGTGTATGCCGAAGCGGGTAAAGAACTGGAAGCAGCAAGGTAA
- a CDS encoding carboxymuconolactone decarboxylase family protein produces MSKLVEEFNEYRTKMNEVILSKDNLVMKRLWNLDTNTYEEGALDKKTKEMLGLVASMVLRCDDCIKYHLGKNHELGVTTKEVYEIFAVANIVGGTIVVPHTRRAAEYWEALEENGSAK; encoded by the coding sequence ATGAGCAAACTGGTAGAGGAATTTAATGAGTACCGCACCAAGATGAACGAGGTAATTTTAAGCAAAGACAACCTGGTAATGAAACGTCTGTGGAACCTCGATACCAACACTTATGAAGAAGGTGCACTGGATAAAAAAACCAAGGAAATGCTGGGCCTGGTAGCAAGCATGGTACTGCGTTGCGACGATTGTATCAAATACCACCTGGGCAAAAACCACGAGCTGGGCGTTACCACCAAAGAAGTATATGAAATTTTTGCAGTGGCCAATATTGTAGGCGGCACTATAGTAGTACCCCACACCCGCAGGGCTGCTGAATACTGGGAAGCCTTGGAAGAAAACGGCTCAGCAAAGTAA
- the gndA gene encoding NADP-dependent phosphogluconate dehydrogenase yields the protein MENKYDFGMIGLGVMGRNLLLNMADHGFSVIGFDKDSQKTGSLEAAATAGTVVKGVGSLESMVQQLQVPRKVMMLVPAGKPVDDVIESLLPLVEKGDVIIDGGNSHYTDTLRRVKYLEEKGVHFMGMGVSGGEHGARTGPSIMPGGNERAYQHVKPLLEAIAAKVNGEPCTAYMGKDAAGHYVKMVHNGIEYAIMQLISEIYDILHKGAGLNNDELHQVFKQWNEGELQSYLVEITRDIFLQKDDITGNRLVDVILDKAGSKGTGKWTSQDAMELPVAVPTIDIAVAMRTISGYKAERVEAAKIYANTVKPFSGEKQAIINQAGEALYTAIILCYAQGLAMLFQASRELKMDIPLQDVVKAWRGGCIIRSTLLKDFYTAYSNNPQLANILLDGPLAAIVQQKLPGLRSVIVTAVQQQVPVGGLMSALAYFDAYSTERMSTNLIQAQRDYFGAHTYQRIDKEGSFHTEWGA from the coding sequence ATGGAGAATAAATACGACTTCGGAATGATAGGCCTGGGCGTTATGGGTAGAAACCTGTTGCTGAACATGGCCGATCACGGATTTAGTGTGATTGGATTTGATAAAGACAGTCAAAAAACCGGTTCGCTGGAAGCAGCGGCAACAGCCGGAACAGTTGTAAAAGGTGTAGGCTCGTTAGAGAGCATGGTGCAGCAGTTACAGGTGCCACGAAAGGTAATGATGCTGGTGCCGGCAGGCAAACCGGTGGATGATGTGATAGAAAGCCTGTTGCCATTGGTAGAAAAAGGAGATGTTATTATTGATGGCGGTAACTCGCATTACACCGATACATTACGTCGTGTAAAATACCTGGAAGAAAAAGGCGTGCATTTTATGGGCATGGGCGTTTCGGGTGGAGAGCATGGCGCACGTACAGGCCCGAGCATTATGCCGGGTGGCAACGAAAGAGCTTACCAGCACGTAAAACCTTTACTGGAAGCTATTGCAGCAAAGGTAAACGGAGAGCCTTGCACTGCCTATATGGGTAAGGATGCGGCAGGCCATTACGTGAAAATGGTGCACAATGGTATTGAATATGCCATTATGCAACTGATCAGTGAGATATACGATATTTTACATAAAGGTGCAGGCCTGAACAACGACGAGCTGCACCAGGTGTTTAAGCAATGGAACGAAGGTGAACTGCAATCGTACCTGGTAGAAATTACCCGCGACATTTTTTTACAGAAAGATGACATTACCGGCAACAGGCTGGTGGATGTGATATTGGATAAGGCAGGCAGCAAAGGCACGGGTAAATGGACTTCACAGGATGCCATGGAGCTGCCGGTGGCTGTTCCTACTATTGACATTGCCGTAGCTATGCGTACCATTTCGGGTTACAAGGCCGAAAGAGTGGAAGCGGCTAAAATATACGCCAATACCGTGAAGCCTTTTTCCGGCGAGAAGCAGGCCATCATTAACCAGGCTGGCGAAGCTTTATACACAGCTATCATCCTTTGTTATGCACAGGGCTTAGCGATGCTGTTTCAGGCTTCGCGCGAACTGAAAATGGATATTCCTTTACAGGATGTGGTAAAAGCATGGAGAGGCGGTTGCATTATCCGCAGTACCTTATTAAAAGATTTTTACACTGCTTACAGCAACAATCCGCAACTGGCCAACATATTATTGGATGGTCCGTTAGCAGCTATTGTGCAGCAGAAATTACCAGGCTTGCGTAGCGTAATTGTTACTGCTGTGCAGCAGCAGGTGCCGGTAGGTGGCTTAATGAGCGCACTGGCTTATTTTGATGCTTACAGCACAGAGCGTATGAGCACTAACCTTATTCAGGCGCAACGCGACTACTTTGGCGCACACACCTATCAGCGTATTGACAAAGAAGGAAGTTTTCATACAGAATGGGGTGCATAA
- the zwf gene encoding glucose-6-phosphate dehydrogenase, producing the protein MSQTTIKPPASILFIFGGSGDLNQRKLAPALFNLFIDNWMPEKFAVIGLGRTEYSNDKFRNHLFDGIQEFSRRKGESNDKWAGFSEHVSYLQMDASDPEAYHKMSDVVKQYEEEWGVHANVIFYLAVAPQLVPDIATKLGALKWCKDSQTVRIVVEKPFGHDLKSARELNSLLNSIFTEDQIYRIDHYLGKETVQNILALRFANALFEPIWNRNYIDHIQITAAETVGVEDRGGYYEQSGALRDMVQNHILQLLCMIAMEAPVNFDANEIRNKKTDVLNAIRPISRDQVHEYAVRGQYSHGWMKGTKVQAYRQEKSVNPKSNTETFAAAKFFIDNWRWQGVPIYVRTGKFMHQKSTIISIEFKQAPHYAFPQEAADSFRPNRLTISIQPEMDIRLRFQAKRPGQSMTLNPVDMIFSYKDAYDGHEPEAYETLLLDVMEGNPTQFMRADQVEAGWKVVMPIIEAWEARPPVDFPNYAPDSWGPEDAEALIARDGHNWVSLPIKP; encoded by the coding sequence ATGTCACAAACAACTATAAAACCGCCGGCTTCCATATTATTCATATTCGGGGGCAGTGGCGACTTAAACCAGCGTAAGCTGGCACCGGCTTTATTCAATTTATTCATTGATAACTGGATGCCTGAAAAATTTGCGGTAATTGGTTTAGGCCGTACAGAATACAGCAACGATAAATTCCGCAATCACTTATTTGATGGCATACAGGAGTTTTCGCGCCGCAAGGGGGAAAGCAACGACAAGTGGGCTGGTTTTTCTGAGCATGTGTCGTACCTGCAAATGGATGCGAGCGACCCGGAAGCTTATCACAAGATGAGCGACGTGGTAAAGCAATATGAAGAAGAATGGGGTGTACACGCCAACGTAATTTTTTACCTGGCCGTAGCACCACAACTGGTGCCCGACATTGCTACCAAACTGGGTGCATTGAAATGGTGTAAAGATTCGCAAACCGTGCGCATTGTAGTAGAGAAGCCTTTTGGACATGATCTGAAAAGCGCGCGTGAGCTGAACAGTTTATTAAACAGCATCTTTACCGAAGACCAGATTTATCGCATAGATCACTACCTGGGTAAAGAAACGGTGCAAAACATCCTGGCTTTACGTTTTGCCAATGCTTTGTTCGAGCCTATCTGGAACCGTAACTATATAGATCATATTCAGATTACTGCAGCAGAAACCGTAGGCGTGGAAGACCGCGGCGGTTATTACGAGCAAAGCGGTGCATTGCGTGATATGGTGCAAAATCACATTTTGCAACTGTTATGTATGATTGCTATGGAAGCGCCGGTAAACTTTGATGCCAACGAAATACGCAACAAGAAAACGGATGTATTAAACGCTATCCGCCCCATCAGCCGCGATCAGGTGCATGAATATGCCGTGCGTGGCCAATACAGTCATGGCTGGATGAAAGGCACTAAGGTGCAGGCTTACCGCCAGGAAAAAAGCGTGAATCCAAAATCGAATACAGAAACTTTTGCAGCGGCAAAATTCTTTATTGATAACTGGCGTTGGCAGGGTGTGCCTATTTATGTGCGCACCGGTAAATTCATGCACCAGAAATCAACGATTATTTCTATTGAGTTTAAGCAAGCGCCACACTATGCGTTTCCGCAGGAAGCAGCAGACTCCTTCCGTCCTAACCGTTTAACCATTAGCATACAGCCCGAAATGGATATCAGGCTGCGTTTCCAGGCTAAACGTCCGGGCCAGAGCATGACGCTGAACCCGGTAGACATGATATTCAGCTACAAAGATGCTTACGACGGACATGAGCCTGAGGCATATGAAACACTGTTGCTGGATGTAATGGAAGGAAACCCTACACAGTTTATGCGTGCCGACCAGGTAGAAGCAGGCTGGAAAGTGGTAATGCCTATTATTGAAGCATGGGAAGCCAGACCGCCGGTAGATTTCCCTAACTATGCACCAGACAGCTGGGGCCCGGAAGATGCAGAAGCATTGATTGCCCGCGATGGTCATAACTGGGTATCCTTACCTATTAAACCGTAA
- the pgl gene encoding 6-phosphogluconolactonase — protein MQLHISENLDKLSTGVADWLVQYIKQVLQKQDRFTIALSGGSTPKKLHELLVTDKYRNEIEWSKLHFFWGDERYVPLTDERSNAKMAYDTLLNHVPVNEAQIHIMRPDVAPEESAAEYEKLLHNYFDGKPTTFDLVLLGMGDDGHTLSLFPGKTEVIHEQKLWAISLWLESQNMYRITLTAPVVNKAACVVFLAAGANKTTVLKEVITGAYNPDLYPSQVIKPESGQLIWFVDQAAAGNLS, from the coding sequence ATGCAATTACATATTTCCGAAAACTTAGACAAACTGAGCACAGGAGTGGCAGACTGGCTGGTGCAGTATATAAAGCAGGTGCTGCAAAAGCAGGATCGTTTTACCATTGCACTTTCTGGTGGCAGCACTCCCAAGAAATTACACGAATTACTGGTTACTGATAAATACCGCAACGAAATAGAATGGAGCAAGCTGCATTTTTTCTGGGGTGATGAGCGTTATGTGCCTTTAACGGACGAACGCAGCAATGCTAAAATGGCTTACGACACGTTGCTCAATCATGTGCCTGTGAATGAAGCGCAAATTCATATTATGCGCCCGGACGTTGCGCCCGAAGAGTCAGCTGCGGAGTATGAAAAACTGTTGCACAACTATTTCGACGGTAAGCCAACCACCTTTGACCTGGTGTTATTAGGCATGGGTGATGATGGACATACCCTGTCATTATTCCCTGGCAAAACAGAAGTGATACACGAACAAAAACTGTGGGCTATTTCGCTGTGGCTGGAGTCGCAAAATATGTATCGTATCACTTTAACAGCACCTGTGGTGAACAAAGCTGCCTGTGTGGTTTTTCTGGCTGCCGGCGCAAACAAAACAACCGTTTTAAAAGAAGTGATAACAGGAGCCTACAACCCTGATTTATATCCTTCACAAGTAATAAAACCAGAGAGTGGTCAGCTGATTTGGTTTGTAGATCAGGCTGCGGCTGGTAATTTAAGCTAA
- a CDS encoding N-acetylmuramoyl-L-alanine amidase, whose amino-acid sequence MKAIVILTLTICTTFAKAQQQTSYWMGRTTGKLPHLLYGLGEDRLGGAKMTYLDSNIAICVVDSTKENYKVKLSGYHYAYMPKTAVKRDSLLISKPYHLSQNWNVYGDSLFDYVKIILDEKLPYKSVQQMNPSRIVVDIYGATSNTNWITQLSNVKEIQNTWYEQPEDDVLRAVIELKHDQHWGHHIYYDSASNVLVIRVKRQPYPLTLRNLRIAIDAGHGGSNGGAEGVTSRVLEKTYTLQFAKQLETTLREAGVTNVYMTRTKDTTLSMPERVDGLLQFNPDVLISLHLNSSNSDTMRGVGTFYRYIGFRPLSQALLKQMLSLGLAEYGNVGNFNFALNGPIDYPNALVEIAFLSNKQDEKLIMSPEFRTKVAARIMRGIQNWIAAMEE is encoded by the coding sequence ATGAAAGCAATAGTAATTCTAACCCTGACAATCTGTACCACCTTTGCAAAAGCACAGCAGCAAACCTCCTACTGGATGGGCCGCACCACCGGCAAACTACCACACTTATTATATGGCCTTGGCGAAGACAGGCTGGGTGGCGCTAAAATGACCTACCTCGATTCCAACATTGCCATTTGCGTGGTAGACAGTACCAAAGAAAATTATAAGGTAAAGCTATCCGGTTACCACTATGCTTATATGCCTAAAACAGCTGTAAAGCGCGATTCTTTGCTGATATCCAAACCTTACCACCTCTCGCAAAACTGGAATGTTTATGGCGATAGCCTGTTTGATTATGTAAAGATTATACTGGATGAAAAGCTGCCTTATAAAAGTGTACAGCAAATGAACCCATCGCGCATTGTAGTTGACATCTATGGCGCTACCAGCAATACCAACTGGATCACACAACTTAGTAACGTAAAGGAAATACAAAACACCTGGTACGAACAACCGGAAGATGATGTACTACGCGCGGTAATAGAGCTAAAGCACGATCAGCATTGGGGCCATCATATTTATTACGACAGTGCTTCTAATGTATTAGTCATCCGCGTTAAACGTCAGCCTTATCCATTAACACTGCGCAATCTGCGTATAGCTATTGATGCAGGACACGGTGGCAGCAACGGTGGCGCAGAAGGTGTAACCAGCCGTGTACTGGAAAAAACATATACACTTCAATTTGCCAAACAACTGGAAACCACCTTACGCGAAGCGGGTGTTACCAATGTATATATGACACGCACCAAAGACACTACACTAAGCATGCCCGAACGCGTAGATGGCCTTTTACAATTTAACCCTGATGTGCTTATCAGCCTGCACCTGAATTCTTCTAATTCAGATACCATGCGGGGTGTAGGTACTTTCTACCGCTACATAGGCTTCCGCCCGTTAAGCCAGGCATTGTTAAAGCAAATGTTGTCGTTAGGACTGGCAGAGTATGGTAACGTAGGCAATTTCAATTTTGCACTCAACGGACCTATAGACTATCCGAATGCGTTAGTAGAAATAGCCTTCCTCAGTAATAAGCAGGACGAGAAATTAATTATGAGTCCGGAGTTCAGAACCAAAGTGGCAGCACGCATTATGCGTGGCATTCAAAACTGGATTGCGGCGATGGAAGAGTAG
- a CDS encoding acyl-CoA dehydrogenase family protein, whose amino-acid sequence MTNQLHHPSVCLTPEQTTIIRNNVHKAEAAEQLQPEQIALAVEQRWFTMLVPLQYNGLQKALPEMVRLEEAIAWADGSMGWVVTLCSGAGWFGGFMQPSLADAVFANPHACLAGSGAATGTAEETAEGYLVSGKWWHASGAPHNTVFTANCRLVKEGKVLTDAAGQPLVKAFALMREEVTLIPTWQSFGLVATASHAFEVQQLLVPANRLFAIEPDAAIIKAPLYQYPFLQLAEVTLAANISGMALHFIEEAEAIVQQKNEKEQPVAQQYVRDAQEMMEQARRIFYTSLDASWQQQVFTGEVSVEALQEISVAARTLAAKSIQAVQMLYSYCGLAAANKHSVINQVWRDIHTASQHSLLVYPR is encoded by the coding sequence ATGACCAACCAGTTACATCATCCATCTGTTTGCCTGACACCGGAGCAAACAACTATCATACGCAATAATGTACACAAAGCAGAAGCTGCGGAACAGCTACAACCGGAACAAATAGCATTGGCAGTGGAGCAGCGCTGGTTTACTATGCTTGTTCCACTGCAATACAATGGCCTGCAAAAAGCATTGCCCGAAATGGTGCGGCTGGAAGAAGCTATTGCCTGGGCGGATGGCAGTATGGGTTGGGTGGTTACCCTGTGTTCGGGAGCGGGGTGGTTCGGGGGCTTTATGCAGCCTTCACTGGCAGATGCTGTTTTTGCTAACCCACATGCCTGCCTGGCAGGTAGTGGCGCCGCTACAGGCACCGCAGAAGAAACGGCAGAAGGTTACCTGGTAAGCGGTAAATGGTGGCATGCCAGTGGGGCGCCACACAACACGGTATTTACAGCGAATTGTCGGCTGGTAAAAGAGGGCAAAGTGCTTACGGATGCAGCGGGGCAGCCGTTGGTAAAAGCCTTTGCGTTAATGCGGGAAGAAGTAACATTGATACCCACCTGGCAATCGTTTGGATTAGTAGCTACTGCCAGCCATGCTTTTGAAGTACAGCAATTGCTGGTGCCTGCTAACCGTTTATTTGCGATAGAGCCTGACGCCGCGATTATAAAAGCTCCTTTATATCAGTATCCCTTTTTACAACTGGCAGAAGTAACACTGGCAGCTAATATCTCAGGCATGGCGCTGCATTTTATAGAAGAAGCCGAAGCTATAGTGCAACAGAAAAATGAGAAAGAACAGCCTGTAGCGCAACAGTATGTAAGAGATGCACAGGAAATGATGGAACAGGCAAGACGTATATTTTATACAAGTTTGGATGCCTCCTGGCAACAGCAGGTGTTTACAGGTGAGGTTTCGGTAGAAGCGTTGCAGGAGATAAGTGTTGCTGCGCGTACACTGGCCGCAAAAAGCATACAGGCTGTGCAAATGTTATATTCTTATTGCGGGCTGGCAGCGGCTAATAAACACAGCGTGATTAACCAGGTATGGCGAGATATTCATACGGCTAGTCAGCATAGTTTGCTGGTATATCCTCGTTAA
- a CDS encoding DUF3078 domain-containing protein, translated as MRKHLLLLFTMTGCVTLGMAQDKTIQNLQTEGSRAIKKDAADTTKKTWKKGGLFSLNLSQAALSNWSAGGDNFSMAITAYTNMFAFYKKGKHSWDNTLDINFGYVNTTSLGARKNDDRVDYLSKYGYELNEKLNLAGLFNFRTQMLRGYTYDGTERTFASTFLAPAYVTLSLGLDYHPVKNLSIFVSPVSSRWVIVKDDSLSARGMYGVDTGRHSKNEMGAYATINYTAKINDNVSYKGRMDLFSNYKHNPQNVDLYMTNLFAVKISRVLSATWSLDLIYDDDTKLFGPDKNSAGLQLKSVVGAGLLVKF; from the coding sequence ATGAGGAAGCATTTACTGCTACTATTTACAATGACTGGCTGCGTTACATTAGGTATGGCGCAGGACAAAACAATTCAGAACCTTCAAACGGAAGGGTCAAGGGCTATTAAGAAAGATGCTGCGGACACAACAAAAAAAACGTGGAAAAAAGGGGGTTTGTTCAGCTTAAACCTGTCGCAGGCAGCACTCAGTAACTGGAGTGCGGGCGGTGATAATTTTTCAATGGCCATTACAGCCTACACGAACATGTTTGCCTTTTATAAAAAAGGAAAGCATAGCTGGGATAATACGCTGGACATTAACTTCGGCTATGTAAATACAACCAGCTTAGGCGCCCGTAAGAACGACGACCGGGTGGATTACCTGAGTAAGTATGGTTATGAATTAAATGAAAAGCTGAACCTGGCGGGATTGTTTAACTTCAGAACCCAAATGTTGCGTGGCTATACGTATGATGGAACAGAAAGAACATTCGCTTCTACATTTCTGGCTCCTGCTTATGTAACCTTGTCTTTGGGTTTGGACTATCACCCGGTTAAAAACCTGAGCATCTTTGTGTCTCCTGTATCTTCCCGTTGGGTTATTGTAAAGGATGATTCCTTATCTGCGAGGGGTATGTATGGTGTTGACACCGGCCGTCACAGCAAAAACGAAATGGGTGCTTATGCCACCATTAACTACACTGCCAAGATAAATGATAACGTAAGTTATAAAGGCAGGATGGATCTGTTCTCTAACTATAAGCACAATCCGCAGAATGTAGATTTATATATGACGAACCTGTTTGCGGTGAAAATATCAAGAGTATTATCTGCCACCTGGAGCCTGGATTTAATTTACGATGATGATACCAAGCTGTTTGGTCCGGATAAAAACTCTGCCGGTTTGCAGTTGAAATCGGTGGTAGGTGCAGGCTTATTGGTGAAATTTTAA
- a CDS encoding acyl-CoA dehydrogenase family protein, whose protein sequence is MSTETSQQQALAGGEWLIKESNPFDTFTPEDFNEEERMIMDMCHQFLKTEVRPVADRIEKQEEGLMASLLEKAGEQGLLSTAFPEAYGGLGKDFITATIVNEGLGAGHSFSVAIAAHTGIGSLPILYFGTEEQKQKYIPKLASGEWKGAYGLTEPNSGSDALGAKTTATLSADGKHYILNGQKCWITNGGFADVYTVFAKINGDQFTGFIVERGFEGFTQGPEEHKMGIKGSSTVQLYFQDCKVPVENVLGEIGRGHIIAFNILNIGRLKLDAAALGGAKEAATTTIQYAVTREQFKQPIANFGAIKHKLAEIAIRIWVAESGLYRAAKWIDNKEHELLASGASFDKALLGAAEEFAIECAILKVFGSETLDFVVDEGVQVHGGNGFSDEYEISKSYRDSRINRIYEGTNEINRLLTLDMTLKRAMKGKLDLMGPALAVSKELMSIPDFGSGDEEPFAKEKKYIVNFKKAILMTAGAAVQKLMMSLDKEQELLMNIADMAIETYHAESALLRLIKLTEKSGKEDAALINDIVQTYIYDAADRINKSGKDALNSFAEGDELRMMHIGLKRFTKVEPFNTKAARRRIADKLIDAQKYAF, encoded by the coding sequence ATGAGCACGGAAACATCTCAACAACAAGCCCTGGCTGGTGGGGAATGGCTTATTAAAGAAAGCAACCCCTTTGATACGTTTACACCGGAAGACTTCAATGAAGAGGAGCGGATGATTATGGATATGTGCCACCAGTTCTTAAAAACGGAGGTGCGACCGGTTGCAGACAGAATTGAAAAACAGGAAGAAGGGCTGATGGCTTCGCTGCTGGAAAAAGCAGGTGAGCAGGGCCTGTTATCCACCGCCTTTCCGGAAGCTTACGGCGGCCTGGGTAAAGATTTTATTACCGCTACCATTGTAAATGAGGGGCTGGGTGCCGGACATTCTTTTTCCGTTGCCATTGCTGCCCACACCGGCATAGGCTCGTTGCCTATCCTGTACTTTGGTACCGAAGAACAAAAGCAGAAATACATTCCTAAACTGGCCAGCGGCGAGTGGAAGGGTGCTTACGGTTTAACCGAACCCAACAGCGGCAGTGATGCCCTGGGCGCTAAAACCACCGCCACTTTAAGTGCCGATGGAAAGCATTATATACTCAATGGTCAAAAATGCTGGATCACCAACGGTGGCTTCGCCGATGTGTATACCGTATTTGCCAAAATCAATGGCGACCAGTTCACCGGCTTTATTGTAGAAAGAGGTTTTGAAGGCTTTACACAAGGCCCGGAAGAACACAAAATGGGTATTAAAGGCTCCTCTACCGTACAGTTATATTTCCAGGACTGTAAAGTACCTGTTGAAAACGTGCTGGGCGAAATTGGCCGTGGTCATATCATTGCCTTCAACATCTTAAACATTGGCCGTTTAAAGCTGGATGCAGCTGCACTGGGCGGCGCTAAAGAAGCAGCTACCACCACTATTCAGTATGCTGTTACCCGCGAACAGTTTAAACAACCTATTGCCAACTTTGGCGCTATCAAACATAAGCTGGCCGAAATAGCCATCCGCATATGGGTAGCCGAAAGCGGCCTGTACCGCGCGGCTAAGTGGATCGATAATAAAGAACATGAGTTGCTGGCCAGTGGCGCCTCTTTTGATAAGGCCCTGTTAGGCGCTGCAGAAGAGTTTGCTATTGAGTGCGCCATCTTAAAAGTGTTCGGTAGCGAAACCCTCGACTTTGTAGTAGACGAAGGTGTTCAGGTGCATGGTGGTAACGGGTTCAGTGATGAATACGAAATCAGCAAATCCTATCGCGATAGCCGCATCAACCGTATTTACGAAGGCACTAACGAAATCAACCGCCTGCTCACCCTGGATATGACGCTGAAACGCGCCATGAAAGGCAAGCTGGACCTCATGGGCCCTGCACTGGCAGTGTCTAAAGAACTAATGAGCATTCCTGATTTCGGCTCTGGTGATGAAGAACCATTTGCCAAAGAGAAGAAATACATTGTCAACTTTAAAAAGGCCATTTTAATGACAGCCGGCGCTGCTGTACAAAAACTGATGATGAGCCTGGATAAAGAACAGGAGCTGTTAATGAACATTGCCGATATGGCCATTGAAACTTACCATGCCGAAAGCGCTTTATTACGCTTAATAAAATTGACGGAGAAATCAGGTAAGGAAGATGCTGCACTCATCAACGACATTGTACAAACCTATATTTACGATGCAGCCGACCGCATTAATAAATCAGGTAAAGATGCACTGAACAGCTTTGCAGAAGGCGATGAATTGCGCATGATGCACATAGGTTTAAAACGCTTTACCAAAGTAGAGCCGTTTAATACTAAAGCTGCCCGCAGACGTATTGCCGACAAGCTTATCGACGCTCAGAAATATGCTTTTTAA
- a CDS encoding MarR family winged helix-turn-helix transcriptional regulator — protein MTGIQFKRGELYSVITGMASIAVARRLQKNFRQAGLDVTIEQWSLLYHLWKEDGLSQQELCNRTFRDKPSITRLVDNLEKQNLVKRVSSKEDRRINLVYLTESARELQETTIQLANQTMEEALAEVNKADIEVTKKVLQQVYDNLK, from the coding sequence ATGACCGGTATCCAATTTAAAAGAGGTGAACTGTACAGCGTTATCACTGGTATGGCTTCCATAGCGGTGGCGCGACGCTTACAAAAAAACTTCCGGCAGGCCGGTCTGGACGTAACCATTGAGCAGTGGAGCTTGTTATATCACCTGTGGAAAGAAGATGGCTTAAGCCAGCAGGAGCTATGCAACCGTACGTTTCGCGATAAGCCCAGCATTACACGCCTGGTAGACAACCTGGAAAAGCAAAACCTGGTAAAAAGGGTTTCGTCCAAGGAAGACCGGCGCATTAACCTGGTATACTTAACAGAAAGCGCCCGTGAGTTACAGGAAACGACCATACAGCTTGCCAACCAGACTATGGAAGAAGCCCTTGCCGAGGTGAACAAAGCTGATATAGAAGTTACCAAAAAGGTATTACAGCAGGTTTACGATAATCTCAAATAA